The following coding sequences lie in one Deinococcus detaillensis genomic window:
- a CDS encoding S41 family peptidase produces the protein MRKRILLVSGALAATAAVGYAQFATYTTADITKTTDGKAFVQLFGALHQLYLRPLDDGKLMSGAIKGMIASLNDEFTYYEEPQDNQTSQENLSGEFFGIGIQLTAANTDGTGAKVDTVFKTGSAIQGGVQTGDIFLKIGDKDVTAMSLNDVVRLVRGEKGTKVNITFGRGKSTYAVALERQPVTIISVEQTMLPNNVGYIALNTFFSEKVNEQFSAAVQSMNKKGVKKLILDLRDNGGGLLSSGVFVADQFLQKGPIVSLRDGKGKTTVYDTAKAQPTDYTGQLVLLINKNSASASEIVAGALQDTKRATIVGETSFGKGVAQTPVQLVNGAEVRIVANEWLTPNGRQIQKKGITPDIKVDDNRRPIPLNFTGSGVKAGTKLTLNVSGKPVDVVADKDGKFTYIAPPAPQTRSAEQGVAVVDPAKDAELAAALKQFK, from the coding sequence GTGAGAAAACGAATTTTACTCGTCTCAGGCGCACTTGCCGCCACCGCCGCCGTGGGCTACGCGCAGTTTGCGACCTACACCACCGCCGACATCACCAAAACCACCGACGGCAAAGCCTTCGTGCAACTGTTCGGCGCACTTCACCAGCTGTATCTCAGGCCGCTGGACGACGGCAAGCTGATGAGCGGAGCCATAAAAGGCATGATCGCCTCACTGAACGACGAATTTACCTACTACGAAGAGCCGCAGGACAACCAGACCAGTCAGGAAAACCTCAGCGGCGAGTTTTTTGGCATCGGCATTCAGCTGACTGCCGCCAACACCGACGGCACTGGAGCCAAAGTCGATACCGTCTTCAAGACCGGCTCGGCCATTCAGGGTGGGGTGCAGACCGGCGACATCTTCCTTAAAATTGGCGACAAAGACGTGACGGCCATGAGCCTGAACGACGTGGTGAGATTGGTGCGCGGCGAAAAAGGCACTAAAGTCAACATCACCTTTGGGCGCGGCAAATCCACTTACGCCGTGGCGCTGGAGCGTCAGCCGGTCACCATTATCAGCGTGGAGCAGACTATGCTGCCGAATAACGTCGGCTACATCGCGCTCAACACCTTTTTCAGCGAGAAGGTCAACGAGCAGTTCTCGGCGGCCGTGCAGAGCATGAACAAAAAAGGCGTCAAGAAACTGATTCTCGATTTGCGCGATAACGGCGGCGGGCTGCTCTCGTCGGGCGTGTTCGTGGCCGATCAATTTTTGCAAAAAGGCCCGATTGTCTCACTGCGCGACGGCAAAGGCAAAACCACCGTCTACGACACCGCCAAGGCCCAGCCCACCGATTACACCGGCCAACTGGTGCTGCTGATCAACAAAAACAGCGCCTCGGCCAGCGAGATCGTGGCCGGAGCCTTACAGGACACCAAGCGGGCCACCATCGTCGGTGAAACCAGCTTCGGCAAGGGCGTGGCCCAGACACCCGTGCAACTGGTCAACGGCGCGGAGGTCAGGATCGTGGCCAACGAGTGGCTGACTCCCAATGGCCGCCAGATTCAGAAAAAAGGCATCACGCCGGACATCAAAGTGGACGACAACCGCCGCCCCATTCCGCTCAACTTTACTGGCAGCGGCGTCAAGGCCGGCACCAAGCTGACGCTGAATGTCAGCGGCAAGCCGGTGGACGTGGTGGCCGACAAAGACGGCAAGTTTACCTACATCGCCCCGCCTGCTCCGCAGACCCGCAGTGCCGAGCAAGGCGTAGCAGTGGTCGATCCGGCCAAGGACGCCGAGCTGGCGGCGGCCCTCAAGCAGTTTAAGTAA
- a CDS encoding OmpH family outer membrane protein — MKVELNLSAKQTTMLAAVLITGLAGAATIKAGKLGLVDVQQVIASSKGGADFTAINKKADSALAIQVKTIQTLQNKISSGKASAADVQTLSKAQTTYQTASKTYDAQRQKAFAPIAPAVNAAVAAAAKAQGYTVVLDKRKAAASGVIIYANSQTTDLTAAAQKALKK, encoded by the coding sequence GTGAAGGTAGAGTTGAATTTGAGCGCCAAACAAACCACCATGCTGGCCGCCGTCCTCATCACCGGACTGGCGGGCGCGGCCACCATCAAAGCGGGCAAGTTAGGGCTGGTTGACGTGCAGCAAGTGATTGCCAGCAGCAAAGGCGGCGCGGATTTTACGGCCATCAACAAAAAAGCCGACTCGGCCCTGGCGATTCAGGTCAAGACCATTCAGACGCTGCAAAACAAGATCAGCAGCGGCAAAGCCAGCGCCGCCGATGTGCAGACGCTCAGCAAAGCCCAAACCACTTACCAAACCGCCAGCAAAACCTACGACGCTCAGCGCCAAAAAGCCTTCGCCCCGATTGCCCCGGCGGTGAACGCGGCGGTGGCGGCGGCGGCTAAAGCGCAGGGCTACACGGTGGTGCTCGATAAGCGCAAGGCGGCGGCCAGCGGCGTTATCATCTATGCCAACAGCCAAACCACCGACCTGACAGCGGCAGCACAAAAAGCACTTAAAAAGTAA
- a CDS encoding TrmB family transcriptional regulator: protein MSAVIHLQALGLTEYEARAYTALLALGRAVPARVARQAGIPRPKIYETLERLEGRGLATKVGQNPLEYAPLSAREYLARARRSFDDRLGALDRDLSRLAPDPAPEAVYHLYGEAAITAICEDLTLNARASVIMAGSAALLERLERLTPRGVKVSQASLVGLPSVAATGQSAFLLARDGEAAIIAHFIEDGEIGEAHGVHTHNPVIVHLIEGYVHLAEQHQGRAKKSKDVQKE, encoded by the coding sequence ATGAGCGCCGTTATTCACTTGCAAGCGTTGGGGCTGACCGAATACGAGGCCCGCGCCTACACTGCGCTGCTGGCGCTTGGCCGGGCGGTGCCTGCCCGCGTGGCCCGGCAAGCCGGTATCCCGAGGCCCAAGATTTACGAAACCTTGGAGCGCCTAGAAGGGCGTGGCCTGGCCACCAAAGTCGGGCAAAACCCGTTGGAATACGCGCCCCTCTCGGCCCGCGAGTATCTGGCCCGCGCCCGCCGATCGTTTGATGACCGGCTCGGCGCACTTGACCGCGATCTCTCGCGCCTCGCACCCGACCCCGCGCCCGAAGCGGTCTATCACCTCTACGGCGAAGCGGCGATTACCGCCATCTGCGAAGACCTGACCCTCAACGCCCGCGCCAGCGTCATCATGGCGGGCAGCGCGGCGCTGCTGGAGCGCTTAGAGCGCCTGACTCCGCGCGGCGTCAAGGTCAGTCAGGCGTCACTGGTGGGCCTGCCGAGCGTGGCCGCCACCGGGCAGAGCGCCTTCTTGCTGGCCCGCGACGGTGAAGCGGCCATCATCGCCCACTTCATTGAAGACGGCGAAATCGGTGAGGCGCACGGCGTTCACACCCATAATCCGGTAATCGTGCATTTGATCGAAGGCTACGTGCATTTGGCAGAGCAGCATCAGGGACGAGCGAAAAAGAGTAAGGACGTACAGAAAGAATAA
- a CDS encoding carboxymuconolactone decarboxylase family protein translates to MTEPDKTEPETLEAETPLARHLIFGEQHDRIQGRLEELDPDLARYIREFAYDTVYQRAGLDLKTKELLACALLIGLGAQSELKTHLRGALRAGASETEVREALLFMIPYLGFPRVVAAFGQLQSLLEKQKE, encoded by the coding sequence ATGACTGAACCGGATAAAACGGAACCTGAAACGCTTGAAGCCGAGACTCCATTGGCCCGCCACCTCATCTTCGGTGAGCAGCACGACCGCATTCAGGGGCGCTTGGAGGAACTCGATCCCGATTTGGCCCGCTATATCCGTGAATTTGCCTACGACACGGTGTATCAGCGGGCCGGACTCGATCTCAAGACCAAAGAGCTGCTGGCCTGCGCCCTGCTGATTGGTCTGGGCGCACAGAGCGAACTCAAAACCCACCTGCGCGGCGCGTTGCGGGCCGGAGCGAGTGAAACCGAAGTGCGTGAAGCGCTGCTGTTCATGATTCCGTACCTGGGCTTTCCGCGTGTGGTGGCTGCTTTTGGACAACTTCAGAGCTTGCTGGAGAAGCAGAAAGAATAA
- the ald gene encoding alanine dehydrogenase, protein MKIGLPKEIKVKENRVALTPGGVGMLVRRGHQVTVERGAGVGSGIQDQDYRDAGAELGSVAEAWAAEMVVKVKEPIEAEYGYLRPDLLLFTYLHLAADRALTEALLSSGTTGIAYETVQSSDGSLPLLTPMSEVAGRLSVQAGAYHLQKPQGGRGVLLGGVPGVQAGHVVIIGGGVVGTNAAKMAMGLGAKVTILDVSHRRLTYLDDVFFGKLTTMMSSEANIRALLPETDLLIGGVLIPGARAPHLVTRDMLPLMQEGSVIVDVAVDQGGCVETIRPTTYDDPVYLVEGIIHYGVANMPGGVPRTSTFALTNQTLPFALQLADHGVSALLGNEALKKGLNTMNGKLTFQGVADALELPYTPPEDALRMPANSA, encoded by the coding sequence ATGAAAATAGGTCTTCCCAAGGAAATTAAGGTTAAAGAAAACCGCGTGGCCCTCACCCCCGGCGGCGTGGGCATGCTGGTGCGGCGCGGCCACCAAGTCACCGTGGAGCGCGGCGCGGGCGTGGGCAGCGGCATCCAAGATCAAGACTACCGTGATGCCGGCGCGGAACTCGGCAGCGTGGCCGAAGCGTGGGCCGCCGAGATGGTCGTCAAAGTCAAGGAGCCGATTGAAGCCGAGTACGGCTACCTGCGCCCCGATTTGCTGCTGTTTACTTATCTGCACCTCGCCGCTGACCGCGCCCTCACTGAGGCGCTGCTGTCTTCCGGCACCACCGGAATCGCTTACGAAACCGTGCAGAGCAGCGACGGCAGCTTGCCGCTGCTGACGCCGATGAGCGAAGTCGCCGGACGCCTCAGCGTTCAGGCCGGAGCCTACCACCTCCAAAAGCCGCAGGGCGGGCGCGGCGTGCTGCTCGGCGGCGTGCCGGGCGTGCAAGCGGGGCATGTGGTCATCATCGGCGGCGGCGTGGTCGGCACCAACGCGGCCAAAATGGCGATGGGACTCGGCGCGAAAGTTACCATCCTGGATGTCTCGCACCGCCGCTTGACCTACCTAGACGACGTGTTCTTCGGCAAACTCACCACCATGATGAGCAGTGAGGCCAATATCCGCGCCCTGCTGCCCGAAACCGATCTGCTGATCGGCGGGGTACTGATTCCCGGTGCCCGCGCTCCGCACCTCGTCACCCGCGATATGTTGCCGCTGATGCAAGAAGGCAGCGTCATCGTGGACGTGGCCGTCGATCAGGGTGGCTGCGTGGAAACCATTCGCCCCACCACTTACGACGATCCGGTGTACTTGGTAGAAGGCATCATCCACTACGGCGTGGCCAACATGCCCGGCGGCGTGCCGCGCACCAGCACCTTCGCGCTGACCAACCAGACTTTGCCGTTTGCGCTGCAACTGGCCGATCACGGCGTGAGTGCGCTGCTGGGCAATGAGGCGCTGAAAAAAGGCCTGAACACCATGAACGGCAAGCTGACTTTTCAGGGCGTGGCCGACGCGCTGGAATTGCCCTACACCCCGCCGGAAGATGCGCTGCGGATGCCGGCCAACTCGGCTTGA
- a CDS encoding OmpH family outer membrane protein — translation MKRTLKLSLLAPALLVGGFALGSLTPHAQTAPQKIAFVDVAQVLKAHPDNAAVVALKAKADAELKPLSDQIQALQAQGAKISAADKDKLAQLSATISSKAKDYDSQIQVKVKPITEAVDTAVSAAAKANGVAVVMDAATAQGLVVFADPSTDLTDAVKTIVAKK, via the coding sequence ATGAAGCGCACCCTCAAGCTCAGTCTGCTCGCTCCCGCCCTCCTCGTCGGCGGTTTCGCTCTCGGCAGCCTCACGCCCCACGCCCAAACTGCGCCGCAAAAAATCGCTTTTGTCGATGTGGCCCAGGTTCTTAAAGCCCACCCCGATAACGCCGCCGTAGTGGCACTCAAAGCCAAGGCCGACGCCGAACTCAAGCCGCTGAGCGACCAGATTCAGGCGCTTCAGGCCCAGGGAGCCAAAATCAGCGCCGCCGACAAAGACAAGCTGGCCCAGCTCAGCGCGACGATCAGCAGCAAAGCCAAAGACTACGACAGCCAAATTCAGGTTAAAGTCAAGCCCATCACCGAAGCGGTCGACACCGCCGTGAGCGCGGCTGCCAAAGCCAACGGCGTGGCCGTGGTGATGGACGCAGCGACGGCTCAGGGCTTGGTGGTTTTTGCCGATCCCAGCACCGATTTGACCGACGCGGTCAAAACCATAGTCGCCAAGAAATAA
- a CDS encoding M16 family metallopeptidase — protein sequence MKRVLSATFALSAALATSTVLAAVVGGSSTPVTAAPKPAPIMAAGSEFSLTRDVKRTVLSNGLTVLTKEVRGAPVVSVQVFYKIGSRNEAPGVNGIAHQLEHLMFKGTTDRPVQFGRLLGALGADFNAFTYYDQTAYHEVVEREKAGAALQLEADRMVNAKIDPAALNSERNVVLSEIEGDENDPAYRLESAVQAAAFPGSPYGLTVGGTRKDIEGFTADEVRSYYQKYYSPEYATLIVVGDFSTPQMMQQITAAFGKLGKAGTAPVASSAPLVPGGSEATLGKTPPKAPIVLKEAGSTPLLSAVYPLPDVNSPDAPALKVLDYVLLSGRTSKLYQALFESGLAADGGTAPYQFLRGGWYSFNFTPTPNTELAKLDAALLSTLADVRNTPVSAEEIARAKTSISTSTLLDTRSIDAQATSLGMDATTAGDYQYTDKFLAALQKVTPADVQRVAQKYLQEASRTVGYFEPIKAEAGAGGGASAGGATQEAFNAGPPVDPAEVAKYLPAFTPSGQAKITLPEKITLANGMTVMLLRDTSTPTVSLAASVKAGREFDTDAKAGLVDLVAGNLLSGTKSRDELTLAKLLDDVGAQLAPVANRFGVQIGGASRDKDLPVLLTALSDILQNATFPADQFKRSQARAVQGAVQANDDPGSVAIKIFRKTLYPAGNPWQVFSSPESIGALTQQDATTFYKTYYRPDATVLTLVGNFDPASVKALLNQKFGDWKAAGPAPKVVYPVIGKPAGIVTAGGDLPGKTQSVTYLGYQSIARSDPRYYASLVLNDVLGGSTLSSRLGTELRDKEGLTYGVSSGFAALQQPGAFTISLQTNPKDTNKAIQGALNILRDIRDNGLSTTEVATSKNGLLSSYIVGLSNPAALASTFTGLVSDGLPLSELTDYQAKINAVTPAAVNQAAKELLDPDNIVEVTAGPGAGK from the coding sequence ATGAAACGAGTTCTGAGCGCAACCTTTGCCCTGAGCGCCGCCCTCGCCACTTCCACGGTGCTGGCCGCCGTCGTGGGGGGCAGCAGTACACCTGTCACCGCCGCGCCCAAGCCCGCTCCGATTATGGCAGCGGGCAGTGAATTTAGCCTGACCCGCGACGTCAAGCGCACCGTGCTGAGCAACGGCCTGACCGTGCTCACCAAAGAAGTGCGCGGCGCTCCGGTGGTCAGCGTGCAGGTGTTTTACAAAATCGGCTCGCGTAACGAAGCTCCCGGCGTCAACGGCATTGCCCACCAACTCGAGCACCTGATGTTCAAGGGCACCACCGACAGGCCGGTGCAGTTTGGCCGCCTGCTCGGCGCACTCGGAGCCGATTTCAACGCCTTTACCTACTACGACCAGACCGCTTATCACGAAGTGGTGGAGCGCGAAAAAGCCGGCGCGGCGCTGCAACTCGAAGCCGACCGGATGGTCAACGCCAAAATCGATCCGGCGGCGCTGAACAGTGAGCGCAACGTGGTGCTCTCCGAAATTGAAGGCGACGAAAACGATCCGGCTTACCGTTTGGAAAGTGCCGTGCAGGCCGCCGCCTTTCCCGGTTCTCCTTACGGCCTGACGGTGGGCGGCACCCGCAAAGACATCGAGGGCTTTACCGCCGACGAAGTGCGCTCCTATTACCAAAAATACTACTCGCCCGAATACGCCACCCTCATCGTGGTGGGCGATTTCAGCACGCCGCAGATGATGCAGCAGATCACGGCAGCGTTCGGCAAGCTCGGCAAGGCGGGCACCGCTCCGGTGGCGTCCAGCGCTCCGCTGGTGCCCGGCGGCAGCGAGGCCACCCTCGGCAAGACGCCGCCCAAAGCGCCGATTGTCCTCAAGGAAGCGGGTTCCACGCCGCTGCTTAGCGCCGTTTATCCGCTGCCGGACGTGAACAGCCCCGACGCTCCGGCCCTCAAGGTGCTGGATTATGTGCTGCTGTCGGGGCGCACCAGCAAGCTGTATCAAGCGCTGTTCGAGTCGGGTTTGGCCGCAGACGGCGGAACCGCGCCATATCAGTTTTTGCGCGGCGGTTGGTACTCGTTCAACTTCACGCCCACGCCCAATACCGAGCTGGCCAAGTTGGACGCCGCCCTGCTGTCCACGCTGGCGGACGTCCGCAACACCCCCGTCAGCGCCGAGGAAATTGCGCGGGCCAAAACCAGCATCAGCACCAGTACTTTGCTGGATACCCGCTCGATCGACGCGCAGGCCACCAGCCTCGGTATGGACGCCACCACCGCCGGCGATTACCAGTACACCGACAAGTTTCTGGCGGCGCTGCAAAAAGTCACGCCCGCCGATGTGCAGCGGGTGGCCCAGAAGTACTTGCAAGAAGCCAGCCGCACGGTGGGTTACTTCGAGCCGATCAAAGCCGAAGCGGGCGCGGGCGGCGGCGCGAGTGCGGGCGGAGCCACCCAAGAAGCCTTTAACGCCGGGCCGCCGGTTGACCCCGCCGAAGTTGCCAAGTATTTGCCTGCATTTACGCCTTCGGGACAGGCCAAAATTACTTTGCCAGAAAAAATCACCCTCGCCAACGGCATGACGGTGATGCTGCTGCGCGACACCTCGACGCCCACCGTCAGCTTGGCGGCGAGCGTCAAGGCGGGCCGCGAATTCGACACCGACGCCAAAGCCGGACTGGTGGACTTGGTGGCGGGTAACCTGCTCTCCGGCACCAAGTCCCGCGACGAACTGACGCTGGCCAAGCTGCTCGACGATGTGGGCGCTCAACTCGCGCCAGTTGCCAACCGCTTCGGGGTGCAGATCGGCGGGGCCAGCCGCGACAAGGACTTGCCGGTGCTGCTCACCGCGCTCTCCGATATCCTCCAAAACGCCACTTTTCCTGCCGATCAATTCAAGCGCTCGCAGGCCCGCGCCGTGCAGGGAGCCGTGCAGGCCAACGACGACCCCGGCAGCGTCGCCATCAAAATTTTCCGCAAAACGCTGTATCCGGCGGGCAATCCCTGGCAGGTGTTCAGCAGCCCTGAGAGCATCGGCGCACTGACCCAGCAAGACGCCACCACCTTTTACAAAACCTACTACCGCCCCGACGCCACGGTGCTGACCTTGGTGGGTAACTTCGATCCGGCGAGCGTCAAGGCCCTGCTGAACCAGAAGTTTGGCGATTGGAAAGCGGCTGGCCCCGCGCCCAAAGTGGTGTACCCGGTCATTGGCAAACCTGCTGGCATCGTCACGGCGGGCGGCGACTTGCCCGGCAAAACGCAGTCGGTCACCTATCTGGGATACCAGAGCATTGCCCGCTCTGATCCGCGCTACTACGCCTCGCTGGTGCTCAATGACGTGCTGGGCGGTAGCACTTTGTCGAGCCGCCTCGGCACCGAGCTGCGCGACAAAGAGGGCCTGACCTACGGCGTAAGCAGCGGCTTCGCGGCGCTTCAGCAGCCCGGCGCGTTTACCATTTCACTGCAAACCAATCCCAAAGACACCAACAAGGCCATCCAGGGAGCGCTCAATATCCTCAGAGATATCCGCGACAACGGCCTGAGCACCACCGAAGTGGCCACTTCCAAAAACGGCCTGCTCAGCAGTTACATCGTCGGGTTGTCCAATCCCGCTGCGCTGGCCTCTACCTTCACCGGCCTCGTCTCGGACGGTTTGCCGCTGAGCGAACTGACCGACTATCAAGCCAAAATCAACGCGGTCACGCCCGCAGCGGTCAATCAGGCCGCCAAAGAGTTGCTTGATCCCGACAACATCGTGGAAGTCACGGCGGGGCCGGGGGCTGGGAAATAG
- a CDS encoding SCO family protein gives MKWLTAALLSVAAVLGGLLLVRGNTAEALGGTALDPSPSIKAMPMLGDNGQPADLGGPAEQVRLVFFGFTRCPDVCPLTLGRLSKLYGQLSPEQQRKLRVELVSVDPQHDSPKILRTYLDNFDASFRGLTGTPAQAKAAANAFFILSTTTGGNILHGDQVAVLDRQGRFRRVYNSESLGSGELANDLPQLLKVY, from the coding sequence ATGAAGTGGTTAACCGCTGCTCTCCTTTCCGTCGCCGCCGTGCTGGGCGGCTTGCTGCTCGTGCGCGGCAACACTGCCGAAGCTCTTGGCGGCACCGCCCTCGACCCCTCGCCAAGCATCAAAGCCATGCCGATGCTCGGCGACAACGGCCAGCCCGCCGATCTGGGCGGCCCCGCCGAGCAAGTCCGGCTGGTCTTTTTCGGCTTCACCCGCTGCCCGGATGTCTGCCCGCTGACGCTGGGGCGGCTCTCCAAGCTGTATGGGCAACTCAGCCCTGAGCAGCAGCGCAAATTGCGAGTCGAGCTGGTGAGCGTCGATCCTCAGCACGACTCGCCCAAAATCCTCAGAACGTATCTGGATAATTTTGACGCCAGCTTTCGCGGCCTGACCGGCACACCCGCGCAGGCCAAAGCTGCCGCCAACGCCTTTTTCATTCTCAGCACCACTACGGGCGGCAATATCTTGCACGGCGATCAGGTGGCCGTGCTCGACCGCCAGGGCCGCTTCCGGCGCGTCTACAACAGCGAATCGCTGGGCAGCGGCGAACTGGCCAATGATCTGCCGCAGTTGCTGAAGGTGTACTGA
- a CDS encoding CBS domain-containing protein, with product MLVRDWMTPDPFTVLPTTPVMEALNSLSQRGFRRLPVVDEGGGLIGITTRKDLRDAVPSKAATLSIWEINFLLSKLTVGEMMAKPVLTAQVGEYMEDAALRMRQRGVGGLPVLDDRQRLCGILTVGDVLEAFTHTLGQDEGGQRLYLRLPDVPGSLEQAARAVQPSNIISLATSGAAQGQREFVMRVVGEAASSAGQRLRDAGFEVE from the coding sequence ATGTTGGTGCGCGATTGGATGACCCCCGACCCCTTCACCGTGCTGCCCACCACCCCGGTGATGGAAGCCCTCAATTCGCTGAGCCAGCGCGGCTTTCGGCGGCTGCCGGTGGTGGACGAAGGTGGCGGTCTGATCGGTATCACCACCCGCAAAGACCTCAGGGACGCGGTGCCCAGCAAAGCCGCCACTCTCAGCATTTGGGAAATCAATTTTTTGCTCAGCAAACTGACGGTGGGCGAGATGATGGCCAAGCCCGTCTTGACGGCCCAAGTCGGCGAATACATGGAAGACGCCGCCTTGCGGATGCGCCAGCGCGGCGTCGGCGGCTTGCCCGTCTTGGACGACCGGCAGCGGCTGTGCGGCATCCTGACGGTGGGCGACGTGCTTGAGGCCTTTACCCACACGCTCGGCCAAGACGAAGGCGGTCAGCGGCTGTATCTGCGCTTACCGGACGTGCCCGGCAGTTTGGAGCAAGCCGCCCGGGCGGTGCAGCCCAGCAACATCATTTCGCTGGCCACCAGTGGGGCGGCGCAGGGCCAGCGCGAATTTGTGATGCGGGTGGTGGGTGAAGCGGCCAGCAGTGCGGGCCAGCGCCTGCGGGATGCGGGCTTTGAAGTGGAGTGA
- a CDS encoding Lrp/AsnC family transcriptional regulator has protein sequence MSQAELDAVDRRILGILQRDGRIANTELADEVGLTPAPTLRRVRRLEEEGIIRRYVALLDPKKVGRDLTVFVNVSLDKQTKPGFQTFAEHMSRRPEVLECYLCLGESDFLLKVCVPDLDAYQRFLVDVLAAIPGVRNTNSTIIVKHEKSTTSLPLD, from the coding sequence ATGTCTCAAGCCGAACTTGACGCCGTAGATCGCCGCATTTTGGGTATTTTGCAGCGCGACGGGCGCATCGCCAACACCGAACTCGCCGACGAGGTGGGCCTGACGCCTGCGCCCACGCTGCGGCGGGTGCGCAGGCTGGAGGAAGAAGGCATCATCCGGCGCTACGTGGCTCTGCTCGACCCCAAAAAAGTCGGGCGCGACCTGACGGTATTCGTGAATGTCAGCCTCGATAAGCAAACCAAGCCCGGCTTTCAGACGTTTGCCGAGCACATGAGCCGCCGCCCCGAAGTGCTGGAATGCTACCTCTGTTTGGGCGAGAGCGACTTTCTCTTAAAAGTCTGCGTACCGGATCTGGACGCTTACCAACGCTTTTTGGTGGACGTGCTGGCGGCCATTCCGGGCGTCAGAAATACCAACAGCACCATCATCGTCAAGCATGAAAAGAGCACGACCAGTTTGCCGCTGGACTGA